One stretch of Oncorhynchus clarkii lewisi isolate Uvic-CL-2024 chromosome 3, UVic_Ocla_1.0, whole genome shotgun sequence DNA includes these proteins:
- the LOC139404338 gene encoding GA-binding protein alpha chain-like codes for MSKSETEEMIEIEIDGQEKQECLEEGVEEQTITSADLIQQDIDINEPIGNLKKLLEPRIQMSLDGYEICLQDIQLHPDHSLFDQGVKTDGTVQLSLQIITKPGEEKLNILEIVKPVETVEVVIDPDAAGEEGTLMEEGQLIAVEHSSLSDDTSEQVTRWAAALEGYRKEQVRLGIPYDPEQWTADQVIHWAVWVMKEFSIDEMEVGGIHIPGHDLCSFTQEEFLQRVPSGEILWSHLELLRKYVLASQDQSGQEATVTIDQQVQIIPAAVQTTPTTIKVLKQNRGPRTPRISGGEERSSPGNRTGNNGQIQLWQFLLELLTDKDARDCISWVGEEGEFKLNQPELVAQKWGQRKNKPTMNYEKLSRALRYYYDGDMISKVQGKRFVYKFVCDLRTLIGYSAAELNNLVTECEQKKLARIQLHGIGQPITTVTLATSAQDS; via the exons ATGTCTAAAAGTGAGACAGAGGAGATGATAGAGATTGAGATCGACGGACAGGAGAAACAGGAGTGCCTGGAGGAGGG GGTTGAGGAGCAGACCATTACATCAGCCGATCTGATCCAACAGGACATCGACATCAATGAGCCAATCGGTAACCTGAAGAAGCTCCTGGAGCCCCGTATCCAGATGTCATTGGATGGATATGAAATCTGTTTACAGGACATCCAG cTGCATCCAGACCACAGCCTCTTTGATCAAGGAGTGAAGACAGACGGCACAGTGCAACTCAGTCTACAGATCATCACAAAGCCAG GCGAGGAGAAGCTGAACATCCTGGAGATCGTGAAGCCGGTGGAGACGGTGGAGGTGGTGATCGACCCGGATGCGGCAGGGGAGGAGGGCACCCTGATGGAGGAGGGCCAGCTGATTGCTGTGGAGCACTCCTCCCTGTCAGATGACACCTCGGAGCAGGTGACACGCTGGGCCGCCGCCCTGGAGGGCTACCGCAAGGAACAGGTCCGTCTGGGGATACCCTACG acCCAGAACAGTGGACGGCGGACCAGGTGATCCACTGGGCCGTGTGGGTGATGAAGGAGTTCAGCATTGACGAGATGGAGGTGGGAGGGATTCACATCCCGGGTCACGACCTCTGCTCCTTCACCCAGGAAGAGTTCCTGCAGAGGGTCCCCAGTGGAGAGATCCTTTGGAGCCACTTAGAGCTGCTCCGCAAGT ATGTGTTGGCCAGTCAGGACCAGTCTGGCCAGGAGGCCACAGTCACCATTGACCAAC AAGTCCAGATCATCCCAGCTGCTGTGCAGACCACACCCACTACTATCAAGGTACTGAAGCAGAACCGCGGCCCCAGAACACCCCGCATCTCAGGAGGAGAGGAGCGCAGCTCACCTGGCAACCGCACAG GTAACAACGGTCAGATCCAGCTGTGGCAGTTCCTGTTGGAGCTGTTGACGGATAAGGATGCTAGAGACTGTATCTCctgggtgggagaggagggagagttcaAACTCAACCAGCCTGAACTGGTGGCCCAGAAATGGGGCCAACGCAAGAACAAGCCCACCATGAACTATGAGAAACTCAGCCGAGCGCTCAG GTATTACTACGACGGGGACATGATCAGCAAGGTGCAGGGCAAGCGATTTGTCTACAAGTTTGTGTGCGACCTGAGGACTTTGATTGGCTACAGCGCTGCTGAGCTCAACAACCTGGTGACGGAGTGTGAGCAGAAGAAGCTGGCCCGCATTCAGCTGCACGGGATTGGCCAGCCCATCACCACGGTGACACTGGCCACCTCAGCACAGGACAGCTGA